From one Nocardioides scoriae genomic stretch:
- a CDS encoding L-threonylcarbamoyladenylate synthase, whose translation MTTATRYDLSDDEGREAALSAAVGAVRRGQLVVLPTDTVYGIGVDAFDADGVQRLLDAKGRGRDMPPPVLISTATTLDALAGERPGWVAGLTERYWPGPLTLVCRQQPSLRWDLGETRGTVAVRMPDDQDALDLLGRTGPLAVSSANLSGQPAATTAEEAEQMLGEHVEVVLDGGPSRGGVSSTIVDCTAEAPRVLREGAISREELREVLAGLGATLEDAPGA comes from the coding sequence GTGACCACCGCGACCCGCTACGACCTCAGCGACGACGAGGGACGCGAGGCCGCGCTGTCGGCCGCGGTCGGTGCCGTGCGCCGCGGCCAGCTGGTCGTGCTGCCCACCGACACCGTCTACGGCATCGGCGTGGACGCCTTCGACGCCGACGGGGTGCAGCGGCTGCTCGACGCCAAGGGCCGGGGCCGCGACATGCCGCCGCCCGTGCTGATCTCGACCGCCACGACCCTGGACGCGCTCGCGGGCGAGCGACCCGGCTGGGTGGCGGGGCTGACCGAGCGCTACTGGCCCGGCCCGCTGACGCTGGTGTGCCGCCAGCAGCCGTCGCTGCGCTGGGACCTCGGCGAGACCCGCGGCACCGTCGCGGTGCGGATGCCCGACGACCAGGACGCCCTCGACCTGCTGGGCCGCACCGGCCCGCTGGCCGTCTCCTCGGCCAACCTGTCCGGGCAGCCCGCGGCGACCACCGCCGAGGAGGCCGAGCAGATGCTGGGCGAGCACGTCGAGGTGGTCCTCGACGGCGGGCCCAGCCGGGGCGGGGTCTCCTCGACCATCGTCGACTGCACGGCCGAGGCGCCCCGCGTGCTGCGCGAGGGCGCCATCTCCCGCGAGGAGCTGCGCGAGGTCCTCGCGGGCCTCGGCGCGACGCTGGAGGACGCGCCGGGTGCGTGA
- the rpmE gene encoding 50S ribosomal protein L31 → MQKDIHPNYVTTEVRCTCGNTFTTRSTKASGEIRSEVCSNCHPFYTGKQKILDTGGRVARFEARYAKKQGK, encoded by the coding sequence ATGCAGAAGGACATCCACCCGAACTACGTGACCACCGAGGTGCGCTGCACCTGTGGCAACACGTTCACCACGCGCAGCACCAAGGCCAGCGGCGAGATCCGCTCCGAGGTCTGCTCCAACTGCCACCCCTTCTACACGGGCAAGCAGAAGATCCTCGACACCGGCGGCCGCGTGGCCCGCTTCGAGGCCCGCTACGCCAAGAAGCAGGGCAAGTAG
- a CDS encoding HEAT repeat domain-containing protein, protein MPGSVPDTGGFLRLSWWLLVVFVVLAVVVFVLLVVIRAVRDVVADRRTRAADLTRLQIFDLVMGEAEESGAAAQQLGALRGREQDRVERQIFEMLPKLKGDSRDQLVQLLLAQGAEAHALAQVASRSAVRRCRGAFALGMLGLRVHLDRVVALLDDPSFLVRRVAVRALGNMGDPRAVRPLLVLGERDTRLTRDLTYALDRLGPEAAPELRAVLAQELRSGEHLHLDPAAAVLGLIGDREAVEVLTEGLVSANPSFAGACAEALGRIGAPESIPALVEALLDPRPNVRAGAAHALGSIGSSVAVDSLADVVDEQEPQVSRQAARALLELGPGGRAMLEASSSPYAVEALALDAIRGARG, encoded by the coding sequence ATGCCGGGCAGCGTCCCGGACACGGGCGGCTTCCTCCGCCTCAGCTGGTGGCTGCTCGTCGTCTTCGTGGTGCTCGCGGTCGTGGTGTTCGTGCTGCTCGTGGTGATCCGCGCCGTCCGCGACGTCGTCGCCGACCGTCGCACCCGCGCGGCCGACCTGACGCGACTGCAGATCTTCGACCTCGTCATGGGCGAGGCCGAGGAGTCCGGCGCCGCGGCGCAGCAGCTGGGCGCCCTGCGCGGGCGCGAGCAGGACCGCGTCGAGCGCCAGATCTTCGAGATGCTGCCCAAGCTCAAGGGCGACTCGCGCGACCAGCTGGTGCAGCTGCTGCTGGCGCAGGGGGCCGAGGCCCACGCCCTGGCCCAGGTCGCCTCGCGGTCGGCCGTGCGCCGCTGCCGCGGCGCCTTCGCCCTCGGCATGCTCGGGCTCCGGGTCCACCTCGACCGGGTGGTGGCCCTGCTCGACGACCCCAGCTTCCTGGTGCGGCGGGTCGCGGTCCGGGCGCTCGGCAACATGGGCGACCCCCGGGCGGTGCGCCCCCTGCTGGTGCTCGGCGAGCGCGACACCCGCCTGACCCGCGACCTCACCTACGCGCTGGACCGGCTCGGTCCCGAGGCGGCACCCGAGCTGCGCGCCGTGCTCGCCCAGGAGCTGCGCTCCGGCGAGCACCTCCACCTCGACCCGGCGGCCGCCGTGCTCGGCCTGATCGGCGACCGCGAGGCCGTCGAGGTGCTCACCGAGGGCCTCGTCTCGGCCAACCCGTCGTTCGCTGGAGCCTGCGCCGAGGCGCTGGGCCGCATCGGCGCCCCGGAGAGCATCCCCGCCCTGGTCGAGGCGCTGCTCGACCCCCGCCCCAACGTCCGCGCCGGGGCGGCCCACGCCCTGGGCTCGATCGGCTCCTCGGTGGCGGTCGACAGCCTGGCCGACGTGGTCGACGAGCAGGAGCCGCAGGTGTCCCGGCAGGCGGCGCGGGCCCTGCTCGAGCTCGGCCCCGGTGGCCGGGCGATGCTGGAGGCCAGCTCCTCGCCGTACGCCGTGGAGGCGCTCGCGCTCGACGCGATCCGGGGGGCACGCGGATGA
- a CDS encoding AtpZ/AtpI family protein, whose product MTSTDCYAPDAMANQEPAQTTPSSGDPWHAFGYLVSGVAFYGVLGWLADRWLGTSFLVAVGIVLGAVLGVYATWSRFTTTDPTDAPPPTDTSNQEKQ is encoded by the coding sequence GTGACCTCCACCGACTGCTACGCTCCCGACGCGATGGCCAACCAGGAACCGGCGCAGACGACCCCGTCGAGCGGCGACCCCTGGCACGCCTTCGGCTACCTGGTCTCCGGCGTCGCCTTCTACGGGGTCCTCGGCTGGCTGGCGGACCGCTGGCTCGGGACGTCGTTCCTGGTGGCCGTGGGCATCGTGCTGGGCGCCGTGCTGGGTGTCTACGCCACCTGGTCGCGCTTCACCACGACGGACCCGACCGACGCACCCCCGCCGACCGACACATCGAATCAGGAGAAGCAGTGA
- the prfA gene encoding peptide chain release factor 1, with translation MFDAVATLAQEHAELEARLADPSVHSDPALARRLGQRYAELSAVLRTHAEWEQLGDDAEAARELAGDPDDGAAFAAEAEQLAARRVQVAERLRQLLVPRDAADGKDVILEVKSGEGGEESALFAADLLRMYSRYAERHGWSTQVIDATESDLGGYKSVTVAVKAKGTPEPGEAPYALLKFEGGVHRVQRVPVTESQGRVHTSAAGVLVMPEAEQVDVEVHDNDLRIDVYRSSGPGGQSVNTTDSAVRITHVPTGIVASCQNEKSQLQNKESAMRILRARLLAAAQEAADAEASDARRSQVRTVDRSERIRTYNYSENRISDHRTGYKSYDLDRVLDGDLEAVIGSSVAADMATRLEALGT, from the coding sequence TTGTTCGACGCCGTCGCCACGCTGGCGCAGGAGCACGCGGAGCTGGAGGCCCGGCTCGCGGACCCCTCGGTGCACAGCGACCCGGCGCTGGCCCGGCGGCTGGGGCAGCGCTACGCCGAGCTCAGCGCCGTCCTGCGCACCCACGCCGAGTGGGAGCAGCTCGGTGACGACGCCGAGGCCGCCCGCGAGCTGGCCGGCGACCCCGACGACGGCGCCGCCTTCGCCGCGGAGGCCGAGCAGCTGGCCGCCCGCCGCGTCCAGGTGGCCGAGCGGCTGCGCCAGCTGCTGGTGCCGCGCGACGCCGCCGACGGCAAGGACGTCATCCTCGAGGTGAAGTCCGGCGAGGGCGGCGAGGAGTCGGCCCTGTTCGCGGCCGACCTGCTGCGGATGTACTCCCGCTACGCCGAGCGCCACGGCTGGTCGACCCAGGTCATCGACGCCACCGAGTCCGACCTCGGCGGCTACAAGTCGGTGACGGTCGCGGTCAAGGCCAAGGGCACCCCGGAGCCCGGCGAGGCGCCGTACGCCCTGCTCAAGTTCGAGGGCGGCGTGCACCGCGTGCAGCGCGTGCCCGTCACCGAGAGCCAGGGCCGGGTGCACACCAGCGCTGCCGGCGTCCTGGTGATGCCGGAGGCCGAGCAGGTCGACGTCGAGGTCCACGACAACGACCTGCGCATCGACGTCTACCGCTCCAGCGGCCCCGGCGGCCAGAGCGTCAACACCACCGACTCGGCCGTGCGGATCACCCACGTGCCGACCGGCATCGTCGCCAGCTGCCAGAACGAGAAGTCGCAGCTGCAGAACAAGGAGTCCGCGATGCGGATCCTGCGCGCCCGGCTCCTCGCCGCCGCCCAGGAGGCCGCCGACGCCGAGGCCAGCGACGCCCGCCGCTCGCAGGTGCGCACCGTCGACCGCTCCGAGCGGATCCGGACCTACAACTACTCGGAGAACCGCATCTCCGACCACCGCACCGGCTACAAGTCCTACGACCTCGACCGGGTGCTCGACGGGGACCTCGAGGCCGTCATCGGCTCCTCGGTCGCCGCCGACATGGCGACCCGGCTCGAGGCGCTCGGCACGTGA
- the rho gene encoding transcription termination factor Rho: MTETTDTAPDASSDQPASGRRKSGLDAMLLPELKQLAGGLGIKVSGLRKGAIVDAIKAHQAPQRSERPEQRPNQRPGQAQERADRPEQGAGERRGRRSQDRPSEQPTQRPTERPTEQPAERPAEQPAASSPPAAEASAAGRDQAPEQGPEQGSRRRRQGGQGSGQGGQPGEEPREGDPSRQEGAGQRRRDRQNAQQDNGQRNNGQQDNGQRNNGQQDGDRRGQNTQDNRDNGSQDDDRRTRNSDRGNQGNQGNDRGNQGNDRGNQGNDRGNQGGNDRNDRSNDRANDRSNDRDDDEDGGSRRNRRRRGRDRQTTGPAPTTARSSSRNEPDLQILEDDVLTPCAGILDLMDNYAFVRTSGYLPGTDDVYVSMSMVRRYGLRRGDAVTGQVRQPREGERKEKFNPLVRLDSVNGADPETARSRTEFAKLTPLYPSERLRLETTSSNLIGRVIDLAAPIGKGQRGLVVSPAKAGKTTVLQSLAESITTNNPECHLMVVLVDERPEEVTDFERSVKGEVISSTFDRPAVDHTIVAELAIERAKRLVELGHDVVVLLDGLTRLGRAYNLASPASGRILSGGVDSAALHPPKRFFGAARNIENGGSLTIIATALVESGSKVDEVIFEELKGTGNMEVRLRSDFADQRSFPAIDAVRSGTRREELLMSQEELAIVWKLRRVLSGLDPQRAQELLLGRLRSSQNNLEFLVSVQKSTPESLAQGD; the protein is encoded by the coding sequence ATGACCGAGACCACCGACACCGCTCCCGACGCCTCGTCGGACCAGCCCGCCTCCGGGCGGCGCAAGAGCGGCCTCGACGCCATGCTGCTGCCCGAGCTCAAGCAGCTCGCCGGCGGGCTCGGCATCAAGGTGTCCGGCCTGCGCAAGGGTGCGATCGTCGACGCGATCAAGGCGCATCAGGCGCCCCAGCGGAGCGAGCGCCCCGAGCAGCGCCCCAACCAGCGCCCCGGCCAGGCGCAGGAGCGGGCCGACCGCCCCGAGCAGGGCGCCGGCGAGCGCCGCGGCCGACGGTCCCAGGACCGCCCCTCGGAGCAGCCGACCCAGCGCCCGACCGAGCGCCCGACCGAGCAGCCGGCCGAGAGGCCCGCCGAGCAGCCGGCCGCGTCCTCGCCGCCGGCCGCCGAGGCGTCGGCTGCCGGCCGTGACCAGGCCCCCGAGCAGGGTCCCGAGCAGGGTTCCCGCCGTCGCCGCCAGGGCGGTCAGGGCAGCGGTCAGGGCGGCCAGCCGGGCGAGGAGCCCCGCGAGGGCGACCCGTCGCGCCAGGAGGGCGCCGGCCAGCGTCGCCGCGACCGCCAGAACGCCCAGCAGGACAACGGCCAGCGGAACAACGGCCAGCAGGACAACGGCCAGCGGAACAACGGCCAGCAGGACGGCGACCGCCGCGGCCAGAACACCCAGGACAACCGTGACAACGGCTCGCAGGACGACGACCGCCGCACCCGGAACAGCGACCGCGGCAACCAGGGCAACCAGGGCAACGACCGCGGCAACCAGGGCAACGACCGCGGCAACCAGGGCAACGACCGCGGCAACCAGGGCGGCAACGACCGCAACGACCGCTCCAACGACCGGGCCAACGACCGCTCCAACGACCGGGACGACGACGAGGACGGCGGCAGCCGCCGCAACCGCCGCCGTCGGGGCCGCGACCGCCAGACCACCGGGCCGGCGCCCACCACCGCGCGCAGCAGCAGCCGCAACGAGCCCGACCTGCAGATCCTCGAGGACGACGTGCTCACGCCGTGCGCGGGCATCCTCGACCTGATGGACAACTACGCCTTCGTGCGCACGAGCGGCTACTTGCCCGGCACCGACGACGTCTACGTCTCGATGTCCATGGTCCGCCGCTACGGCCTGCGCCGCGGCGACGCCGTCACCGGCCAGGTCCGGCAGCCGCGGGAGGGGGAGCGCAAGGAGAAGTTCAACCCGCTGGTGCGCCTCGACAGCGTCAACGGGGCCGACCCGGAGACGGCGCGCTCGCGCACGGAGTTCGCCAAGCTGACCCCGCTCTACCCCTCCGAGCGGCTGCGCCTGGAGACCACGTCGAGCAACCTCATCGGTCGCGTCATCGACCTCGCGGCACCGATCGGCAAGGGCCAGCGCGGCCTGGTCGTGTCGCCGGCCAAGGCCGGCAAGACGACGGTGCTGCAGTCCCTGGCGGAGTCGATCACGACCAACAACCCCGAGTGCCACCTCATGGTGGTCCTCGTCGACGAGCGCCCCGAGGAGGTCACCGACTTCGAGCGCTCGGTCAAGGGCGAGGTCATCAGCTCGACCTTCGACCGGCCGGCCGTCGACCACACCATCGTCGCCGAGCTCGCCATCGAGCGGGCCAAGCGGCTGGTCGAGCTCGGCCACGACGTCGTCGTGCTGCTCGACGGCCTGACCCGGCTGGGCCGGGCGTACAACCTGGCCTCGCCGGCCAGCGGCCGGATCCTCTCCGGCGGCGTGGACTCGGCGGCGCTGCACCCGCCCAAGCGCTTCTTCGGCGCCGCCCGCAACATCGAGAACGGCGGCTCGCTCACCATCATCGCGACCGCGCTCGTCGAGAGCGGCTCCAAGGTCGACGAGGTGATCTTCGAGGAGCTCAAGGGCACCGGCAACATGGAGGTCCGGCTGCGCAGCGACTTCGCGGACCAGCGCAGCTTCCCCGCCATCGACGCCGTCCGCTCGGGGACCCGCCGCGAGGAGCTCCTGATGAGCCAGGAGGAGCTGGCCATCGTGTGGAAGCTGCGCCGCGTGCTCTCGGGCCTGGACCCCCAGCGGGCGCAGGAGCTGCTCCTGGGGCGGCTGCGGTCCTCCCAGAACAACCTCGAGTTCCTCGTGTCGGTCCAGAAGTCGACCCCGGAGTCCCTCGCCCAGGGAGACTGA
- a CDS encoding glycosyltransferase family 2 protein → MTTLLWLLGWFFIAYSVAINASFIVLSLLAMGDFAAYRRKVRFAAYDESFAEPLARGVSVLMPAYDEELTIVASVQAMTSLRYPDFEVIVIDDGSRDSTVATMVEAFDMVELPLAQAPMVATKGEVLRCYVSTRGAMDLLLVCKANGGKADALNTGINVARKELVCMVDADSLLDPDALLHVSRPFADDPERVIASGGVVRVANGSTIAQGRVTDIRMPTRWLPRVQVVEYLRAFLIGRAGWSAAGGLLIISGAFGMFRRDILFEVGGVATDCIGEDAELVVRLYRWMGDNDVDGRIVFVSEPVAWTEAPETVDVLRKQRRRWHRGLAEIFARHRGMLLRPRYGFIGMITMPWFLLFELLAPFIEVFGLVYFAVVLVLLGLGETGLVPADWVSLPVVVVLLSTSIAFAIVMSLVALLVEEMSYRRYRGIPGLLVAVWSAVEENIGYRQLTAWWRMRGAIDAWRGSAHVWGDMKRQGFDRRT, encoded by the coding sequence ATGACCACCCTGCTGTGGCTGCTGGGCTGGTTCTTCATCGCCTACTCCGTGGCCATCAACGCCAGCTTCATCGTGCTCTCGCTGCTCGCGATGGGCGACTTCGCGGCGTACCGGCGCAAGGTCCGGTTCGCGGCGTACGACGAGAGCTTCGCCGAGCCCCTGGCCCGCGGCGTCTCCGTGCTGATGCCGGCGTACGACGAGGAGCTGACGATCGTGGCCTCGGTGCAGGCCATGACCTCGCTGCGCTACCCGGACTTCGAGGTCATCGTCATCGACGACGGCTCCCGCGACTCGACCGTCGCGACCATGGTCGAGGCGTTCGACATGGTCGAGCTGCCCCTGGCCCAGGCGCCGATGGTGGCCACCAAGGGCGAGGTGCTGCGCTGCTACGTCAGCACCCGCGGCGCGATGGACCTGCTCCTGGTCTGCAAGGCCAACGGCGGCAAGGCCGACGCGCTCAACACGGGCATCAACGTGGCCCGCAAGGAGCTGGTCTGCATGGTCGACGCCGACTCGCTGCTCGACCCCGACGCCCTGCTCCACGTCTCGCGCCCCTTCGCCGACGACCCCGAGCGGGTGATCGCCTCGGGCGGCGTGGTCCGCGTGGCCAACGGCTCGACCATCGCCCAGGGCCGCGTCACCGACATCCGGATGCCCACGCGCTGGCTGCCGCGGGTCCAGGTCGTGGAGTACCTCCGCGCCTTCCTCATCGGCCGCGCCGGCTGGTCGGCCGCCGGCGGGCTGCTCATCATCTCGGGCGCGTTCGGCATGTTCCGGCGCGACATCCTCTTCGAGGTCGGGGGCGTGGCCACCGACTGCATCGGCGAGGACGCCGAGCTCGTCGTGCGCCTCTACCGCTGGATGGGCGACAACGACGTCGACGGCCGGATCGTGTTCGTCTCCGAGCCGGTGGCGTGGACCGAGGCCCCCGAGACCGTCGACGTGCTGCGCAAGCAGCGCCGGCGCTGGCACCGCGGCCTGGCCGAGATCTTCGCGCGCCACCGCGGGATGCTGCTCCGGCCGCGCTACGGGTTCATCGGGATGATCACGATGCCGTGGTTCCTGCTCTTCGAGCTGCTCGCCCCCTTCATCGAGGTCTTCGGGCTCGTCTACTTCGCGGTCGTCCTGGTGCTCCTGGGCCTGGGGGAGACCGGCCTGGTCCCGGCCGACTGGGTCAGCCTGCCGGTCGTGGTCGTCCTGCTGTCGACCTCCATCGCCTTCGCCATCGTGATGAGCCTGGTCGCGCTGCTGGTGGAGGAGATGTCCTACCGCCGCTACCGCGGCATCCCCGGCCTGCTGGTCGCGGTCTGGTCGGCGGTCGAGGAGAACATCGGCTACCGCCAGCTCACCGCCTGGTGGCGGATGCGCGGGGCGATCGACGCGTGGCGCGGCTCGGCCCACGTGTGGGGCGACATGAAGCGACAGGGCTTCGACCGCCGCACCTGA
- the prmC gene encoding peptide chain release factor N(5)-glutamine methyltransferase, with protein MSRPRALVREAALVLEAAGVASPEHDAAELLAHVTGVPRARLPLLDAVEPEQAVRYDALVRRRAGREPLQHLTGTAFFRHVGLAVGPGVFVPRPETELLAGWAVDRVVERSSRPPDAVAQIRRPVVVDLCTGSGAIALSLADELPGRGVDAEVHAVELGEDAHAWATRNLAGTGVDLRLGDMDGSFPDLDGRVDVVVCNPPYIPLTEFEGVAAEARDHDPALALWSGDDGLDAMRVLERTAARLLAPGGWMGAEHADVQGDSAVAVFAATGRWTEVRDHRDLAGRPRFVTARLAR; from the coding sequence GTGAGCCGTCCCCGCGCCCTGGTGCGGGAGGCCGCGCTGGTGCTGGAGGCGGCCGGGGTGGCCAGCCCCGAGCACGACGCTGCCGAGCTGCTGGCCCACGTGACCGGCGTGCCGCGCGCGCGGCTGCCGCTGCTCGACGCCGTCGAGCCGGAGCAGGCCGTCCGGTACGACGCGCTGGTGCGCCGCCGCGCGGGTCGCGAGCCGCTGCAGCACCTGACCGGCACCGCGTTCTTCCGCCACGTCGGGCTCGCGGTCGGCCCCGGCGTGTTCGTCCCCCGGCCCGAGACCGAGCTGCTCGCCGGCTGGGCGGTGGACCGGGTGGTGGAGCGGTCCTCCCGCCCGCCGGACGCGGTGGCGCAGATCCGGCGCCCGGTCGTGGTGGACCTGTGCACGGGCTCGGGGGCGATCGCGCTCAGCCTGGCCGACGAGCTGCCGGGTCGCGGCGTCGACGCAGAGGTCCACGCCGTCGAGCTCGGCGAGGACGCCCACGCGTGGGCCACCCGCAACCTCGCCGGCACCGGGGTCGACCTGCGGCTGGGCGACATGGACGGCTCCTTCCCCGACCTCGACGGCCGGGTCGACGTGGTGGTCTGCAACCCGCCGTACATCCCGCTCACGGAGTTCGAGGGCGTGGCCGCCGAGGCGCGCGACCACGACCCCGCCCTGGCGCTGTGGTCCGGCGACGACGGGCTCGACGCGATGCGCGTGCTCGAGCGCACCGCGGCCCGGCTGCTGGCGCCCGGCGGCTGGATGGGCGCCGAGCACGCCGACGTCCAGGGCGACTCGGCCGTCGCGGTCTTCGCCGCCACCGGGCGCTGGACCGAGGTGCGCGACCACCGCGACCTGGCAGGTCGTCCGCGCTTCGTCACGGCGCGGCTGGCACGATGA
- the thrB gene encoding homoserine kinase yields MPATSANLGPGFDCLGLALELCDTLVGEVLPSGLEVLVEGEGADEVPLDDRHLVVRAMRALWATLGEQPPGLRLTCRNRLPHSRGLGSSSAAIVGGLVLARGLVVDGDQRVDDTELLHLANELEGHPDNVAPALLGGLVVSGQADDDVWAQRVPLDPRVAAVVLVPPHGVRTDVARGLLPAQVPHAEAAANTGRAALLVAALAGEPSLLLRGTEDFLHQRQREPAMPESWALVERLRAAGTPAVISGAGPTVLAFVVDSVPGQSAVDDLLAQAPDGWRALFQRPGGAGARVLH; encoded by the coding sequence CGGTCCCGGCTTCGACTGCCTCGGCCTCGCGCTCGAGCTCTGCGACACCCTCGTCGGCGAGGTGCTGCCGTCCGGCCTCGAGGTGCTGGTCGAGGGCGAGGGGGCCGACGAGGTCCCGCTCGACGACCGCCACCTCGTCGTGCGCGCGATGCGGGCGCTGTGGGCCACCCTCGGTGAGCAGCCGCCTGGCCTGCGGCTGACCTGCCGCAACCGGCTGCCGCACAGCCGCGGCCTCGGGTCGTCGTCGGCGGCGATCGTGGGCGGCCTGGTGCTGGCCCGCGGCCTGGTCGTGGACGGTGACCAGCGGGTCGACGACACCGAGCTGCTCCACCTCGCCAACGAGCTCGAGGGCCACCCGGACAACGTGGCCCCGGCCCTGCTCGGCGGCCTCGTGGTCTCGGGCCAGGCCGACGACGACGTCTGGGCGCAGCGGGTGCCGCTGGACCCCCGCGTCGCGGCCGTGGTGCTGGTGCCGCCGCACGGCGTGCGCACCGACGTGGCGCGGGGACTGCTGCCCGCCCAGGTGCCGCACGCCGAGGCCGCCGCCAACACCGGGCGCGCCGCGCTGCTCGTCGCGGCGCTGGCGGGGGAGCCGTCGCTGCTGCTCCGCGGCACCGAGGACTTCCTCCACCAGCGCCAGCGGGAGCCCGCGATGCCCGAGTCGTGGGCCCTGGTGGAGCGGCTGCGCGCCGCCGGGACGCCCGCCGTGATCTCCGGTGCCGGTCCGACGGTGCTGGCCTTCGTGGTCGACTCCGTGCCTGGTCAGAGCGCTGTGGACGACCTGCTCGCCCAGGCTCCGGACGGCTGGCGGGCGCTGTTCCAGCGGCCCGGTGGCGCCGGTGCCCGCGTGCTACATTGA
- a CDS encoding response regulator transcription factor translates to MARIVIADDDADIRELVVFKLRHGGHDVVPVGDGAAAVEACSAEKPDLVILDVMMPGMSGLDAARALRQDASMDGLPIIMLTARAQESDIEQGFEAGADDYIVKPFSPRELASRVSAVLARSR, encoded by the coding sequence ATGGCTCGCATCGTGATCGCCGACGACGACGCGGACATCCGCGAGCTCGTCGTCTTCAAGCTGCGCCACGGGGGGCACGACGTCGTGCCGGTCGGTGACGGCGCCGCTGCGGTCGAGGCGTGCAGCGCGGAGAAGCCCGACCTGGTCATCCTCGACGTGATGATGCCGGGCATGAGCGGCCTCGACGCCGCGCGCGCCCTGCGCCAGGACGCCTCGATGGACGGCCTGCCGATCATCATGCTGACGGCCCGGGCCCAGGAGTCCGACATCGAGCAGGGGTTCGAGGCGGGGGCGGACGACTACATCGTCAAGCCCTTCAGCCCGCGGGAGCTCGCCTCCCGCGTCTCGGCCGTCCTCGCCCGCAGCCGCTGA
- a CDS encoding glycosyltransferase family 4 protein: MREYLVVFLVAGVVSYLLCVFAREAAIRSGAVARVRDRDVHATPIPYFGGVAMLGGLAAGLLLAFHLPFLSTAQPAVLHDSLWVLVAGAMICAVGVLDDLIELDALTKLGGQVVAAGVLVLNGVKLYSVRLPGVGQLSLDPTQGALLTVLLVVSVMNAVNFVDGLDGLAGGVVLIGAGAFFLFSYQLATLNGETLAITAALLCAAMGGACAGFLPHNFFPARIFMGDSGSMLLGMVLSGSALTLTGQFATVSVQRDGGLGQSTFVMLIPVLLPVVILIVPMADLVLAVVRRTRRGQAFYQPDKEHLHHRLLEVGHSQRRAVLIIWLWAGLLAFGGVLVGLYSGPVVYALLAGGFVLNVALTFLLPRLQRPAALPG, from the coding sequence GTGCGTGAGTACCTCGTGGTCTTCCTCGTGGCCGGGGTCGTGAGCTACCTGCTCTGCGTCTTCGCCCGCGAGGCGGCCATCAGGTCCGGCGCCGTGGCCCGGGTGCGCGACCGCGACGTCCACGCCACGCCCATCCCCTACTTCGGGGGCGTGGCGATGCTCGGCGGGCTCGCGGCGGGGCTGCTGCTCGCCTTCCACCTGCCGTTCCTCTCGACCGCCCAGCCGGCGGTGCTGCACGACTCGCTGTGGGTGCTGGTCGCGGGGGCGATGATCTGCGCCGTGGGCGTGCTCGACGACCTGATCGAGCTCGACGCCCTCACCAAGCTGGGCGGGCAGGTCGTGGCGGCCGGCGTGCTGGTGCTCAACGGCGTCAAGCTCTACTCCGTGCGGCTGCCCGGCGTCGGCCAGCTCTCGCTCGACCCCACCCAGGGGGCGCTGCTCACCGTGCTGCTGGTGGTGAGCGTGATGAACGCCGTCAACTTCGTCGACGGGCTCGACGGCCTCGCCGGGGGAGTGGTCCTCATCGGGGCCGGTGCCTTCTTCCTGTTCTCCTACCAGCTGGCCACCCTCAACGGCGAGACCCTCGCGATCACCGCGGCCCTGCTCTGCGCCGCGATGGGCGGTGCCTGCGCGGGGTTCCTGCCGCACAACTTCTTCCCGGCGCGGATCTTCATGGGGGACTCCGGCTCGATGCTGCTCGGCATGGTGCTGTCCGGGTCGGCGCTGACGCTGACCGGGCAGTTCGCGACCGTCTCGGTGCAGCGCGACGGGGGGCTGGGGCAGTCGACCTTCGTGATGCTGATCCCGGTGCTGCTGCCGGTCGTGATCCTCATCGTCCCGATGGCCGACCTGGTGCTGGCCGTGGTCCGCCGCACCCGCCGCGGCCAGGCGTTCTACCAGCCCGACAAGGAGCACCTGCACCACCGCCTGCTCGAGGTCGGCCACAGCCAGCGCCGCGCGGTCCTCATCATCTGGCTCTGGGCCGGCCTGCTGGCCTTCGGCGGGGTGCTCGTCGGGCTCTACTCCGGGCCGGTGGTCTACGCGCTGCTGGCGGGCGGCTTCGTCCTCAACGTCGCCCTCACCTTCCTGCTGCCGCGGCTCCAGCGTCCCGCGGCCCTCCCGGGGTGA